The proteins below are encoded in one region of Candidatus Cloacimonas sp.:
- the ffh gene encoding signal recognition particle protein, with the protein MFDNLSERLDKIFRNLKGKGYLTEDNIKAGLREVRMALLEADVNYKIVKNFVAEVEKRALGVEVLKSLTPGQQVVKIVYEQLVNLMDTEGFQFKVYNNRLTKVMLVGLQGSGKTTACAKLAAFYRKKSIKPMLVACDVYRPAAVDQLKILGKQIGVPVISEETNNILKIADSALAQADKEMVNLLIFDTAGRLHIDEPMMEEVARLKTHIKPDYIFFVADATTGQDAVTIAREFYDKLAFDAVILTKLDGDARGGAALSIKAVTGRPVAFVGIGEKVSDLEIFYPERMASRILGMGDVLTLIEKAEDAMDKDAEEKLARKMLKNQFTFNDFLKQLQSIKKMGSLESIIRMIPGLGHKLPADLQIDDKALKHIEAIIQSMTEKEREHPEIINGSRRLRIAKGCGRSVTEVNRLLRQFEEMKKMLKKVNTPQGLKHIERMMGGNKPNF; encoded by the coding sequence ATGTTTGATAATCTATCGGAACGGCTGGATAAGATATTTCGTAACCTGAAAGGGAAAGGTTATTTAACCGAAGATAACATAAAAGCGGGTTTGCGGGAAGTGCGGATGGCGCTTCTGGAAGCAGATGTAAACTATAAAATTGTTAAGAACTTCGTTGCGGAAGTGGAAAAACGCGCATTGGGGGTGGAGGTTTTAAAATCCTTAACTCCCGGTCAACAAGTTGTAAAAATCGTTTATGAGCAGCTTGTTAATTTGATGGATACCGAAGGTTTTCAATTCAAGGTCTATAACAATCGCCTCACTAAAGTGATGTTGGTAGGTTTGCAGGGCTCAGGAAAAACAACTGCCTGTGCCAAATTAGCTGCCTTTTACCGTAAAAAAAGCATCAAACCGATGCTTGTTGCCTGTGATGTTTACCGTCCTGCAGCCGTAGATCAGCTGAAAATTTTGGGCAAACAAATTGGAGTTCCTGTCATTTCAGAAGAGACGAATAATATTCTAAAAATTGCCGATTCCGCTTTAGCGCAAGCAGATAAGGAAATGGTTAATTTGCTGATTTTTGATACCGCAGGACGCCTGCACATAGATGAACCGATGATGGAAGAAGTGGCACGCCTGAAAACACATATCAAACCGGATTATATCTTCTTCGTGGCAGATGCTACAACGGGACAGGATGCCGTAACCATTGCCCGGGAATTTTATGATAAACTTGCCTTTGATGCTGTTATATTAACAAAACTGGATGGTGATGCCCGCGGAGGCGCAGCTCTATCAATTAAAGCAGTCACCGGAAGACCAGTAGCTTTCGTCGGCATCGGAGAAAAAGTTAGCGACCTGGAAATTTTTTATCCTGAACGAATGGCAAGCCGTATTTTGGGTATGGGCGATGTTTTAACCCTGATTGAAAAAGCAGAAGATGCTATGGATAAGGATGCCGAGGAAAAACTTGCCCGCAAAATGCTGAAAAATCAGTTCACCTTTAATGACTTCCTGAAACAACTGCAAAGCATAAAAAAAATGGGCTCGCTGGAATCCATTATCAGGATGATACCTGGTTTGGGGCATAAACTTCCTGCTGATTTGCAAATTGACGATAAAGCCCTGAAACATATTGAAGCTATTATTCAATCTATGACTGAAAAAGAACGCGAGCATCCGGAAATTATTAACGGCAGCAGACGCCTGCGTATAGCAAAAGGTTGCGGTCGCAGCGTTACGGAAGTGAACAGATTGTTGCGTCAGTTTGAGGAAATGAAAAAAATGCTGAAAAAAGTGAATACACCTCAGGGATTGAAACACATTGAAAGAATGATGGGCGGAAATAAACCGAATTTTTAA
- the guaB gene encoding IMP dehydrogenase, with translation MNLRKAYTFDDVLLVPQKSEVLPAEVDLSTKITAKITLHLPVLSSAMDTVTESAMAIAMAREGGLGIIHKNLSIADQAKQVSLVKRAESGVVTHPYILNPEDTLDVVLALKEAHHIGGFPVVENEFLIGILTNRDIRFETNLQAKVKDLMTPKEKLITAKKGISMDKAIDLLQQHRIEKLLLISDDGKLEGMITVKDIMKRLNYPKAVQDDKNRLLVGAAIGVTGDYIERAKELLNAGADLLVIDTAHGHQKNIGNALQKVKKNFSCQVIAGNVATASACCYLIDNGADAVKIGIGPGSICTTRIIAGIGVPQLSAIMDCAEEAGKNNIPVIADGGIKFSGDIVKALAGGAAAVMIGSLFAGCDESPGESIIYNGRRFKSYRGMGSLAAMKQGSKDRYFQEQIEENKLVAEGIEGMVPYKGPVKDFLYQLMGGLRSGMGYCGAATIQELKKNAEFIEITTAGLKESHPHDVHITKETPNYYSGD, from the coding sequence ATGAACTTACGCAAAGCATATACCTTTGATGATGTGCTTTTGGTTCCTCAAAAATCGGAAGTTTTACCTGCTGAAGTAGATTTAAGCACAAAAATAACAGCTAAAATAACTCTGCATCTCCCGGTTTTGAGTTCCGCAATGGATACCGTTACGGAATCGGCTATGGCAATTGCTATGGCAAGAGAAGGGGGTTTGGGAATTATCCATAAAAACCTTTCCATAGCAGACCAGGCAAAGCAGGTAAGTTTAGTGAAACGAGCAGAAAGTGGAGTAGTTACTCATCCTTATATTCTAAATCCTGAAGATACTTTGGATGTTGTTTTAGCTTTGAAAGAAGCACATCATATTGGCGGTTTCCCGGTGGTAGAAAATGAATTCCTGATAGGCATTTTAACCAATCGGGATATCCGTTTTGAAACCAATCTCCAGGCAAAAGTGAAAGACCTGATGACTCCTAAGGAAAAGCTGATTACCGCAAAAAAGGGAATTTCAATGGACAAGGCAATTGACCTTTTGCAGCAACATCGGATAGAAAAATTGCTGCTAATTAGTGATGATGGTAAACTGGAAGGAATGATAACTGTTAAGGACATTATGAAACGCTTAAATTATCCTAAAGCAGTGCAGGATGATAAAAACCGTTTACTGGTGGGGGCTGCAATTGGGGTTACAGGAGATTATATTGAACGAGCAAAAGAACTTCTTAATGCCGGAGCAGATTTATTAGTAATTGATACGGCACACGGTCATCAAAAAAACATAGGTAATGCTTTGCAGAAAGTGAAAAAGAACTTTAGCTGTCAAGTTATTGCCGGCAATGTTGCCACTGCTTCTGCCTGCTGCTATTTAATTGATAATGGAGCAGATGCAGTGAAAATTGGCATCGGTCCCGGTTCAATTTGCACTACCAGAATTATTGCCGGAATTGGAGTTCCACAATTAAGCGCCATAATGGATTGTGCGGAAGAGGCAGGTAAAAACAACATACCTGTAATTGCCGATGGAGGCATAAAATTCAGCGGAGACATTGTTAAAGCACTTGCCGGAGGTGCTGCAGCAGTTATGATTGGTTCACTTTTTGCCGGTTGTGATGAAAGCCCCGGAGAATCCATAATTTATAACGGCAGAAGGTTTAAAAGCTATCGGGGTATGGGTTCTCTGGCTGCAATGAAACAAGGCAGCAAAGACCGCTATTTTCAAGAACAGATAGAAGAAAATAAACTGGTAGCCGAAGGAATTGAAGGAATGGTTCCCTATAAAGGACCCGTTAAGGATTTTCTTTATCAATTGATGGGTGGATTGCGTTCCGGGATGGGTTATTGCGGAGCAGCCACTATTCAGGAATTAAAAAAAAATGCCGAATTTATAGAAATTACAACTGCCGGCTTGAAGGAAAGCCATCCTCACGATGTCCACATCACTAAAGAAACCCCGAACTATTACAGCGGGGATTGA
- a CDS encoding site-specific tyrosine recombinase — MSTSLKKPRTITAGIEEELSPALKSYLSSFVYHLKVERGMAKNSIDSYRHDIGDFLLFCPKEIGSYKTDDITRYLLSLQEIGLLNSSVARKRVALGQFFGFLKDNDIPTDVDMDLVPRIKLGMHLPDVLSIDEMFQLLNSLPVKTPLEIRNKLMMELLYATGMRISELLSVSLHDLNLTERVILVHGKGSKQRYVPYVDTLDEFFAKYLKQSRPILLKLKQSEILFLNNRGEKMSRMGFWKILKQAALKANIKKDITPHTFRHSFATHLLEGGVNLRIVQALLGHSSIDTTQIYTHIDMKRLVETYKEYHPRA; from the coding sequence ATGTCCACATCACTAAAGAAACCCCGAACTATTACAGCGGGGATTGAAGAAGAGCTTTCTCCCGCTTTAAAAAGTTATCTTTCCAGTTTTGTTTATCACTTGAAAGTAGAGCGGGGAATGGCAAAAAACAGTATTGACAGTTATCGTCATGATATTGGCGATTTTCTGTTATTTTGTCCTAAGGAAATTGGTAGTTACAAAACAGACGATATTACCAGGTATCTTCTTTCGCTGCAGGAAATTGGGCTCTTAAACTCCAGTGTTGCCAGAAAGCGCGTTGCCTTAGGTCAGTTCTTCGGTTTTTTAAAAGACAACGATATTCCCACTGATGTAGATATGGATTTGGTGCCGAGAATCAAACTGGGAATGCATTTGCCCGATGTGCTGAGTATAGATGAAATGTTTCAGCTGTTAAATTCCCTGCCTGTAAAAACACCTTTGGAAATCCGCAATAAATTAATGATGGAATTGCTGTATGCCACCGGAATGCGAATTTCAGAGCTTTTAAGCGTATCTTTGCACGATTTGAATTTAACTGAGAGGGTTATTTTAGTTCACGGCAAGGGCAGTAAGCAACGCTATGTGCCTTATGTAGATACGCTTGATGAATTCTTTGCAAAGTATTTAAAACAGAGCCGTCCCATACTTTTAAAACTGAAACAATCCGAAATCCTTTTCCTGAATAACCGGGGCGAAAAAATGAGCCGGATGGGTTTCTGGAAAATTTTAAAACAGGCAGCCCTAAAAGCAAATATCAAGAAGGATATTACCCCGCATACTTTTCGTCATAGTTTTGCCACCCATTTACTGGAAGGAGGAGTGAATTTAAGAATTGTGCAAGCGCTTTTAGGTCATTCGTCTATTGATACTACCCAGATTTATACACATATAGATATGAAACGACTGGTGGAAACATATAAAGAGTATCATCCCCGCGCGTAA
- a CDS encoding ABC transporter substrate-binding protein yields MKTRVNPFSPWCCLILALMVVLCLTSCNPKSQKQEQAKLQKVSVTLDWTPNTNHTGIYVAKELGYFQEQGLEVDIQQPGQNVTDQIVATGKSAFGVSYQENVIRARSENIPLVSIAAVIQHNTSGFASLKSSGIKSPLDFEGKKYGSWDSPSELAILKATMAKYGADFNTVTIISGIYDFFSTIGKDADFEWIYYGWDGVEAERRGIALNYIPLKEIDPVFDYYTPVIISSEDYLAKNPETATKFITALKKGYEYCIAKPDSAAAILLKNVPELNPEQVKRSMQYLAKEYQSDASSWGTQNLTVWKRFCDWMYQQRLILLAVDPNKAFSNEYLPK; encoded by the coding sequence ATGAAAACCCGTGTTAATCCCTTTAGTCCCTGGTGCTGTTTAATTTTAGCACTTATGGTTGTTCTTTGCCTTACTTCCTGTAATCCGAAAAGCCAAAAACAGGAACAGGCAAAATTGCAAAAGGTCTCAGTTACATTGGATTGGACACCCAATACCAATCACACCGGAATTTATGTAGCCAAAGAACTGGGTTACTTTCAAGAGCAAGGTTTGGAGGTGGATATTCAGCAACCGGGACAAAATGTTACCGACCAAATTGTTGCCACCGGAAAAAGTGCCTTTGGTGTAAGCTATCAGGAAAATGTAATTCGTGCCAGAAGTGAAAACATCCCTCTGGTATCCATTGCAGCTGTTATTCAGCATAATACTTCCGGTTTTGCCTCGTTAAAAAGTTCAGGAATAAAGAGTCCGCTTGATTTTGAAGGCAAGAAATACGGTTCCTGGGATTCTCCTTCCGAGCTGGCAATCTTGAAAGCAACAATGGCAAAATATGGTGCCGATTTCAATACGGTAACCATTATTTCAGGAATTTACGATTTCTTTTCCACGATTGGCAAAGATGCAGATTTTGAGTGGATTTATTATGGCTGGGACGGTGTGGAAGCGGAAAGAAGAGGCATTGCCTTAAACTATATACCCCTCAAAGAAATAGACCCTGTTTTTGACTATTATACACCTGTTATTATCAGCAGCGAAGATTATCTGGCAAAAAATCCCGAGACCGCCACTAAATTTATTACTGCTCTGAAAAAGGGTTATGAGTATTGTATCGCCAAACCGGATTCCGCAGCGGCTATTTTGCTGAAAAATGTCCCTGAACTAAATCCCGAGCAAGTTAAACGCAGTATGCAATATCTGGCGAAAGAATATCAGAGCGATGCTTCTTCCTGGGGAACACAAAATTTAACTGTCTGGAAACGATTTTGTGACTGGATGTATCAGCAACGCCTTATTCTGCTTGCAGTTGATCCCAATAAAGCATTTTCTAACGAATACCTGCCCAAGTAA
- the rplI gene encoding 50S ribosomal protein L9, producing MKVIMLKTIEKVGNQGEVINVKRGFARNYLIPRGFAIYATPANMKNLAVIKNKLAAEEEKLLAELKNLAEKIAATKLVFMRKVDESGSMFGSVSELDIMHSLEEQGITIQKNAVFMDKHYKELGEFNVPIHLHKDVNCTLNIVIEPEQ from the coding sequence ATGAAAGTTATTATGCTGAAGACAATAGAAAAAGTGGGAAATCAGGGTGAGGTTATTAATGTGAAGCGTGGTTTTGCCCGAAACTATCTGATTCCCCGTGGTTTTGCCATTTATGCTACCCCGGCAAATATGAAAAATCTTGCCGTTATCAAGAATAAACTTGCCGCCGAAGAAGAAAAGTTACTTGCCGAATTAAAAAACCTTGCGGAAAAAATTGCTGCTACAAAGTTGGTTTTTATGCGCAAGGTTGATGAGAGCGGCAGTATGTTCGGTTCCGTATCCGAACTGGATATTATGCATAGTTTAGAAGAACAGGGAATTACCATTCAAAAGAATGCAGTATTTATGGATAAGCATTATAAAGAATTGGGCGAATTCAATGTGCCGATCCATTTGCATAAAGATGTAAATTGCACGCTTAATATAGTTATTGAGCCCGAACAATAA
- the ssb gene encoding single-stranded DNA-binding protein, whose amino-acid sequence MADLKVPRLNRCIFSGRIGNDIELKYTPKGTPVVRLVVAVDRRYKDETDQWQTVTSWIDCVAWNKWAEFAANQAHKGSAVIIEGRIETRNWTDQNNQNRKAVEVIVDVMHTLEWRPREEGSAPVNEEVPFPTEEITPQHSPSTTTTDDVPF is encoded by the coding sequence ATGGCTGACTTAAAAGTTCCGCGATTAAACAGATGCATTTTCAGTGGTAGAATCGGTAACGATATAGAACTGAAATATACGCCTAAAGGCACTCCGGTAGTTCGGCTGGTAGTTGCTGTTGACCGTCGCTACAAGGATGAAACAGATCAATGGCAAACGGTTACAAGTTGGATTGACTGTGTAGCATGGAATAAATGGGCTGAATTTGCAGCCAATCAAGCTCACAAGGGAAGTGCTGTAATAATTGAAGGCAGAATTGAAACCCGCAACTGGACAGACCAAAATAACCAGAACCGGAAAGCGGTGGAAGTGATTGTAGATGTGATGCATACTTTGGAATGGAGACCACGCGAAGAAGGTTCTGCTCCTGTTAACGAAGAAGTTCCTTTTCCCACGGAAGAAATTACACCCCAGCATTCTCCTTCCACTACCACAACTGACGATGTTCCATTTTAG
- a CDS encoding DUF721 domain-containing protein codes for MSFSSFSELSTSLLYRLGGEKYRSFIHIFLAWQKVVGEILAERSHPSKLENGVLFVTVQNNTWMQELLLRKQEIISRYKILYKEEIADIIFLIGSPKRKCKRRK; via the coding sequence ATGTCTTTCAGTTCTTTTTCCGAGTTATCCACTTCTCTTCTTTACCGTTTAGGTGGTGAAAAATATCGTTCTTTCATTCATATCTTTCTTGCCTGGCAGAAAGTGGTGGGGGAAATTTTGGCGGAAAGATCGCATCCATCAAAACTGGAAAACGGAGTGCTCTTCGTTACTGTGCAGAATAATACCTGGATGCAGGAATTACTGTTAAGAAAGCAGGAGATTATTTCCCGCTATAAAATCTTATACAAGGAGGAGATTGCCGATATCATTTTTCTCATTGGCAGTCCAAAACGCAAATGCAAAAGACGCAAATAG
- the rpsR gene encoding 30S ribosomal protein S18, producing MNTNERKKKFIRKKYCKFCANKELVIDYKNVDIFKSYISEVGKIEPARLTGNCAKHQRKLAQEIKRARQMALIPYVIE from the coding sequence ATGAATACCAACGAAAGAAAGAAAAAATTTATCCGCAAGAAATACTGCAAGTTCTGTGCGAATAAAGAACTCGTGATTGATTACAAGAATGTGGATATTTTTAAATCCTATATCTCGGAAGTGGGAAAAATTGAACCGGCTCGTTTAACAGGAAATTGTGCTAAACATCAAAGGAAGCTTGCTCAGGAAATTAAGCGGGCTCGGCAGATGGCATTAATTCCCTATGTAATTGAGTAA
- a CDS encoding tetratricopeptide repeat protein: MKKTVLLILILLACISAINAQYDEKQILTQQANQLLMQRQYAQAEQLFLQILDKYPGDINAVNQLMNIYFTLSQTEKAETTLNKYQRALPPQTYSELLIQLLIMQAKVEDAWQETLRYLQLYGQDEYKYRHLASFFERKAFYDKVIELYTRARNQLGKPDLFRLEMANSAMNYHQFEKAIREYMAYTENNPVYMFYTNNQLKTILQEDSTLISVVAALADSSKSIVLKEIYANALLSLQDYKTALNIYKQLDPQKMLHFAEEQTAAGNDSIAFEAYSYLASIETDMAKKMDLRYRLAEIKYQQRDLPTTEQIVGESLSLPFWKDKNLYYRSTVGVKFRKLMAEIKLAKNEPVDSALVWLNEARKFSRNNLETQEMDLEIARLYILSGEKQKAENILQNITQNTLQEKKEYLNFLNTLLDGNTALADTLMNTFLIRHPESQYANDAIYLMMFTLNMAEQDKKSFYSAIRLLQLNRQSGIDTLAVIFSHNKDEEILLMAIEWAIAFGNDAKAKELLQYDFQDEVAADYAALLRLLMVADKTEEQRLAKDFLKNKPNSIFSPDFRQKISRWAASRPNL; the protein is encoded by the coding sequence ATGAAAAAGACAGTTTTGCTAATACTGATCCTACTTGCTTGCATAAGTGCAATAAATGCACAATATGACGAAAAGCAAATCCTTACTCAGCAAGCAAATCAATTGCTGATGCAGCGTCAATACGCTCAAGCAGAACAGCTCTTTTTACAAATTCTGGATAAATACCCGGGTGACATAAATGCCGTCAATCAACTTATGAATATCTATTTTACATTGTCTCAGACAGAAAAAGCTGAAACAACTTTGAATAAATACCAAAGAGCTTTGCCCCCGCAAACATATAGCGAACTGCTTATTCAGCTATTAATTATGCAAGCAAAGGTAGAAGATGCCTGGCAGGAAACTCTACGCTATTTGCAACTTTACGGTCAGGATGAATATAAATACCGGCATCTGGCATCTTTTTTTGAACGCAAAGCATTTTACGACAAAGTGATAGAGCTATACACAAGAGCCCGAAATCAATTAGGCAAGCCCGATTTATTCCGTTTGGAAATGGCAAATTCAGCAATGAATTATCATCAGTTTGAAAAGGCAATTCGCGAATATATGGCTTACACAGAAAACAATCCGGTCTATATGTTCTATACTAATAATCAGCTGAAAACAATATTGCAGGAAGATTCCACCCTTATTTCTGTTGTTGCAGCTCTTGCCGACAGCAGCAAAAGTATCGTGTTAAAAGAAATTTACGCTAATGCCTTGCTCAGTTTGCAGGATTATAAAACAGCCCTGAATATTTATAAACAGCTTGACCCCCAAAAAATGTTGCATTTTGCAGAGGAACAAACAGCTGCAGGTAACGACAGTATTGCTTTTGAGGCATACAGCTATCTGGCATCAATAGAAACGGATATGGCAAAAAAAATGGATTTGCGTTATCGCCTGGCAGAAATAAAATATCAGCAAAGGGATTTGCCGACTACCGAACAAATTGTCGGGGAATCACTTTCTCTGCCATTCTGGAAAGATAAAAATCTTTATTACCGTTCTACGGTGGGAGTTAAATTCCGCAAATTGATGGCAGAAATTAAGCTGGCTAAAAATGAGCCGGTTGATAGTGCGTTAGTGTGGTTGAACGAAGCTCGTAAATTTAGCCGTAACAATCTGGAAACACAAGAGATGGATTTGGAGATTGCCCGTCTGTATATCCTCAGCGGTGAAAAGCAAAAGGCGGAGAATATTTTGCAAAACATCACTCAGAACACTCTGCAGGAAAAAAAGGAATACTTGAACTTCTTAAACACTTTACTGGACGGCAATACTGCTTTAGCGGATACTTTAATGAATACTTTCCTTATTCGGCATCCGGAAAGTCAATATGCCAACGATGCCATCTATTTGATGATGTTTACTTTGAATATGGCAGAGCAGGATAAAAAGAGTTTCTATTCCGCCATCCGGTTGTTACAACTGAACCGTCAAAGCGGAATTGATACATTGGCGGTAATTTTCAGTCACAATAAAGATGAGGAAATCCTTTTAATGGCAATTGAATGGGCAATTGCTTTCGGAAATGATGCCAAGGCAAAGGAATTGCTGCAATATGATTTTCAGGATGAAGTTGCGGCGGATTATGCTGCTTTACTCCGTTTGTTAATGGTTGCCGATAAAACTGAAGAACAACGCCTGGCAAAGGACTTTTTAAAAAACAAGCCCAACAGTATTTTCTCCCCCGATTTTAGGCAGAAAATCAGTCGCTGGGCAGCTTCCCGACCGAATTTATAA
- the rpsF gene encoding 30S ribosomal protein S6, translating into MTKDYELMVILVPTLSVEEANAMNDKMLALVTENGGEITKIDPWGKRMLAYPIKKHKEGYYFVDYFKLDSLAVKKLKAQFNINENILRHLFVAKD; encoded by the coding sequence GTGACAAAGGATTATGAACTAATGGTGATATTAGTTCCCACCTTAAGTGTAGAAGAAGCCAATGCAATGAATGATAAAATGCTGGCTTTGGTAACAGAGAACGGTGGAGAAATCACCAAAATTGACCCCTGGGGCAAGCGCATGCTGGCTTACCCTATCAAGAAGCATAAAGAGGGCTATTACTTCGTAGATTATTTCAAATTGGACAGCTTAGCGGTGAAGAAACTAAAAGCTCAGTTCAATATTAACGAGAACATATTACGCCACTTATTTGTGGCAAAAGATTGA
- a CDS encoding ABC transporter ATP-binding protein, with translation MTPESILEAKDIRKSFFFKNSLVVVLDNLQFQITAGQFVSIIGPSGCGKSTFLELLAGITKPDKGNIVLEGVDITGKTGYLGYMPQDDLLFPWLTTMQNILLPVKVKNGNEKEAKKKIMELLPLFGLQNYTEHLPYQLSGGLKQRVALLRTYMSSAEILLLDEPLAKLDALTRSQLQAWLKDIVQLLNLTVILVTHDIDEAIMLSDRIELMSINPGTFLERIELHRNAPLSPEEQLKLKTRIRSKLVYGDDKTEQL, from the coding sequence ATGACACCAGAAAGCATCCTGGAAGCGAAGGATATTCGTAAGTCATTTTTCTTCAAGAATTCGCTGGTTGTAGTTCTGGATAACTTGCAGTTTCAGATAACCGCAGGACAGTTTGTTAGTATCATTGGTCCCAGCGGTTGCGGAAAAAGCACTTTTTTGGAACTTTTAGCTGGAATCACCAAACCCGATAAAGGAAATATTGTTCTTGAAGGTGTGGATATTACAGGAAAAACCGGTTATTTGGGTTATATGCCCCAAGACGATTTACTCTTCCCCTGGCTAACTACAATGCAAAATATTTTGCTACCGGTGAAGGTGAAAAATGGAAACGAAAAAGAGGCAAAAAAGAAAATTATGGAACTACTGCCTCTTTTTGGCTTGCAAAATTACACCGAACATTTACCCTACCAGCTTTCAGGGGGATTGAAACAGCGTGTAGCTTTGTTAAGAACCTATATGAGCAGCGCCGAAATTTTGCTTTTGGATGAACCGCTGGCAAAACTGGATGCGTTAACCCGCAGTCAATTACAGGCATGGCTGAAAGATATTGTCCAACTGCTGAATTTAACCGTTATTTTAGTTACCCACGATATAGACGAAGCTATTATGCTTTCGGATAGAATTGAACTGATGAGTATCAATCCCGGAACTTTTCTGGAAAGGATAGAACTACATAGAAATGCACCTTTAAGCCCGGAAGAGCAGCTGAAACTAAAAACGAGGATACGCAGTAAACTGGTTTATGGAGATGATAAAACAGAGCAATTGTAA
- the rpe gene encoding ribulose-phosphate 3-epimerase gives MLSADFGNLAAEISALEAAGADILHLDIMDGHYVPNLSFGFPLIRKIRELTKLPLDVHLMVTNPDFHIQLLLEMDVQWVSFHQETCYHSHRLIQKLKEKGIKAGLALNPGTPIGTLEALLPDLDYILVMSVNPGYSAQEFIPAAIYKIWDLFNLRKKGNYRYLIEVDGGVTAANAKAIKEAGTDILVSASYIFSSQDYPMAISALRNA, from the coding sequence TTGTTATCAGCAGATTTCGGTAATTTGGCAGCCGAAATTTCCGCTTTGGAAGCTGCAGGAGCCGATATCCTGCATTTGGACATTATGGATGGACACTATGTTCCCAATCTCAGTTTCGGGTTTCCGCTCATTAGAAAAATCAGGGAATTAACCAAGCTGCCTTTGGATGTCCATTTAATGGTAACGAATCCGGATTTTCACATCCAGCTTTTATTGGAGATGGATGTGCAATGGGTCAGTTTTCATCAGGAGACCTGCTATCATAGTCACCGCTTAATTCAAAAACTGAAAGAAAAAGGGATTAAAGCGGGCTTAGCATTAAATCCGGGAACCCCGATTGGAACTTTGGAAGCCCTGTTACCAGATTTGGACTATATTTTAGTGATGAGCGTTAATCCCGGCTATTCCGCTCAGGAATTTATCCCTGCTGCTATTTACAAAATCTGGGATTTGTTTAATTTACGGAAAAAAGGCAATTATCGCTATCTGATTGAAGTGGACGGAGGAGTTACTGCTGCTAATGCTAAAGCAATTAAAGAAGCGGGAACTGATATTCTGGTTTCGGCATCCTATATTTTTAGCAGCCAGGATTACCCAATGGCAATTTCCGCATTACGCAATGCATAA